The Mesorhizobium loti DNA segment CGTGCGCCGTATCGAGGCGCTGACCGGCGAGGCGGCCAGAAAACATCTCGACGAACAGGACAGGCGCCTGAAGGCGGCGGCAGCCGTGCTGAAGATCTCGCCTGCCGACGTGCCGGCGCGTGTCGAGACGCTGCTCGAAGAGCGCAAGAAGCTCGAGAAGGAACTGAGCGAAGCGCGCAAGAAGCTGGCGCTGGGCGGCGGTGCCGCGTCGGGTGGGCCCTCGGAGAATGAGACGGTTGCGGGCGTCAGCTTCCTCGGCAAGGCGGTCTCCGGCGTGTCGCCCAAGGATCTGAAGCCGCTCGCCGATGCCGGCAAGACCTCGCTTGGTTCTGGCGTCGTCGTCTTCGTCGGTGCCGGCGAGGACAACAGGGCCAGCGTCGTCGTCGCCGTCACCGACGACCTCGTCGGCCGCTTCAGCGCCGTCGACCTGGTGCGCGTCGCCTCCGCCGCCTTGGGCGGGCAGGGCGGCGGCGGACGGCCCGATATGGCGCAGGCCGGCGGACCGGATGCGTCGAAGGCCAACGATGCGATCGCGGCTGTGAGGGCGGCACTCGAAGCCGCCTGAAAGCCGCGACATGAAAATTCTCGTCCTCGGCGGCTATGGGTTGATCGGGGACGCCGTCATCGGCCGCTTGCTTCGCGACGGTCATCAGGTCACCGGCCTCGGCCGCGATGTTCGGGATGCCGGGCGCCGCCGGCCGTCGGTTCGCTGGATCGCGGCGGACATGTCGAAATTGCTTGCCGCTGAAGACTGGCTGCCGGTGGTCGCAGGCATGGACGCGGTGGTCAATGCGGCAGGCGCTTTGCAGGACGGCCCGCGCGACCGCCTCGACGCCGTTCACCGGGGCTCGGTGGTGGCACTCGTCACGGCCTGCGAAAGGGCCGGCGTGCGGTGCTTTGCACAGATCTCCGCGATCGGCGCCGATCTCTCCTCGGCAAATCCTTTCTTCCGCACCAAGGCGCAAGGCGACAAGGCCGTCGCAAGCTCCTCGCTGGAATGGACGATCCTGCGGCCCGGCCTGGTGATCTCGCCTGCCGCCTATGGCGGCACAGCACTTCTGCGCGCCCTTGCGGCATTTCCCGGTTTTGTTCCGGCCGTCATGCCACGCCATCTGATCCAGACCGTTTCGGTCACCGACGTTGCCGAAGCGGTGTCATTGGCAGTCGCCGGATCGCTGCCGCCCAGACTTGCCGTCGATCTCGTCGAAGGCAATGCCAGACCGCTCGCCGATGTCTTGCTGACCCTGCGTGCGTGGCTTGGTCTGCCGCCGGCGAAAGTCGTGCCGATGCCGGCCATTCTTGGCCGGCTGGCAGGTGGCATAGCTGATATGCTTGGCATTCTTGGTTGGCGATCTCCGTTGCGCAGTGCAGCCCTTGCCGCGGTGGCGCGCGGCGTGACAGGCGATGCCACGGCCTGGAACCAGGTCTCCGACCGTCCGCTTCAGCCGCTGGAAGCAACGCTGGCCGACATGCCCACAAATGTCCAGGAACGATGGTTTGCCCGGCTCTGGCTGGCGAAGCCTGTCATCTTCGCTGGTCTGTCCCTGTTCTGGCTCGTTTCGGGCATCATCGGCCTGATCCGGCAAGAGGCAGCGGCGGATATCCTTGTTTCGCACGGCGTGTCGGCGAGCCTCGCCCATCTGTCGGTTCTTGGCGGAGGTGTGGCGGATATCCTGGTCGGCGCGGCTGTCGTGGTCCGATCCCTGGCCCGGCGCGCGCTGCTGGCGATGATGGCGATCACGCTGTCCTATCTAGCTGCGGCGACGCTTCTTGTCCCCGGTCTATGGCTTGATCCGCTGGGACCGCTGGTCAAGACGATCCCCGCGCTTTGCCTGGTGCTGGTGGCGCTCGCGGTGCTCGACGAGCGATGAGCCTCTGGGCTGACATATTGCGCTGGGCGCATGTCATCGGCGCCACGGTTCTGTTCGGCACCGGCGCCGGCATTGCCTTCTTCATGCTGATGGCGCAGCGCACCGGCCGCGCCGATATCGTCGCCCATGTCGCCGGCACGGTCGTCGTCGCCGACACGATTTTTACGGCGACCGCCATCATCGTCCAGCCGATCACGGGCGTGTTGCTGGCGCGGGCGGTGGGCTGGCCGCTCTCCGAAGGCTGGATAGTGCTGTCTTTGCTGCTTTATGTCGTGACTGGTCTGTTCTGGCTGCCGGTGGTGTGGATTCAGATTCGGATCCGGAATCTGGCGCGGCAGGCGGCCCTCGAAAACGCGCCGCTACCCACTGAGGAGAAGCGCCTGTTTCGCATCTGGTTTGCTTGCGGCTTCCCGGCCTTTGGCGCGGTGCTTGCGATCCTCTGGCTGATGGTGACCCGGCCAGAAATCAGTTTCTAATGCGCTGGTGCCGCCCGGATATTCAAAGGCCGATCGGGAGAAAGATGTGCCAACACTGATCATGTATCAGGCCGATGCTTTCGCCGATCGGGTTTTTCAGGGCAACCCGGCGGCCGTCCTCATTCTGGAGGACTGGCTTCCGGAAGAGGTCATGCAGGCCGTTGCCAATGAGAACAATTTGGTTGAGACCGCCTTCGCGCGACCGAATGGCGCGGGGTGGGACCTACGTTGGTTCACGCCGGTGCATGAGGCCGAGTTCTGCGGCCACGCGACGCTCGCCACAGCACATGTGCTTGCTGAGGCTTACAACGTTTCTGGCGACATGGCCTTTGCGACGCGGGTCGGCGAGATCAGGGTTTCGCAACATGACGGTGCCTATCGGCTCGACCTGCCATGCTTCCCGCCACAGCCGCTCGATCTCGAATTGACACGCACGCTTCAGGACAGCGTATCGGCCAGACCAGTCGCGTGCTTTCGCAATTTCGAGAACCTGTTCGTCGAGCTTGCCGATGAAGCCGCCGTGCGATCTTTCGTTCCCGATCTATTCAAGATCGCGGCCTTCGACCCGCTCGGTGTCGTTGTCACCGCGCGGGGCGGCGGCCATGATTTCGTGTCGCGCTACTTCGCTCCGGCAGCGGGCATTCCCGAGGACCCTGTGACCGGTTCGATCCATGCGACGCTGGTGCCGTACTGGGCTGAAAAGCTTGGCAAGACCCATCTGTCGGCGTCCCAATGCTCCCAGCGCGGCGGCCATTTGCTGTGCGAGCTTGCGGATGACCGCGTGCTGATCAGCGGTCGCGCCAAAACCTTCATGAAGGCGGAAATCTATCTTCCCGATTGATGCGCTATTCGGCTTTCTCGGTGCGGGCAAAGCTCGCACGAGCGGCAATGCGGGTATACCAGCCTTGTATGTCGGCGAACTGCGCCAGCAGCTTTTGGCCTTCGGCAACCTTGACGAAATAGCCGACGATCGGAGCCGCATGCAGGTCGGCGAGCGTCAACTGGTCACCCAGCAACCACGGGCCCGGCGCCTTGAGTGAGGTGAGCACCCTGAGCACCGTCTCCGCCTGCCGCAGCCCGCCGGCGATCAGGACCTCATCCGGCTGCGCCTTTTCCAGCCGTTCGACGGCAACGTCCCAGACCATGGCGCGGTAGCCATAGGCGTCGAGCATGCCTGTCATCTGGCCCATCCTGGCGCGTCCGCGCGCATCGGCGGGCTGCAGCGCCGGACCATCGAAGGCTTCGTCGACATAGCGCGCGATCGCATTTGTCTCGAACAGGCGGAAACCGTCATGCTCGAAGGCCGGGATGCGGCCGAACGGGTGATGCTCGAGATACCAGGCCGGGATGCCTTCGGCGGCAAAGATATCGAGCGGTACCAGCTCGTAGTCGATGCTCTTTTCCTCCAGCGCCATCCGCGCGATGCGCACGTAAGCGCTGTAGTCCGCGCCGTAGAGGATCGGCTTGGTCATGCTGTCAGCCCTTCGCCTTCGCTGGCCCAAAAAAGCGAAGGCTCCTTTCGGAGCCTTCGGCATGTGGAAATTTGGGTTCTTACGCCATCGCCTTCTGCAAATTCTCGTCGATCTTGTCGAGGAAGCCGGTGGTCGACAGCCAGGGCTGGTCGGGACCGATCAGCAGCGACAGGTCCTTGGTCATGAAGCCGCTCTCGACCGTCTGGATGCAGACCTTTTCCAGCGTCTCGGCAAAGCGCTTCAGCTCGGCATTGTCGTCGAGCTTGGCGCGGTGGGCGAGGCCGCGCGTCCAGGCGAAGATCGAGGCGATGGAATTAGTCGAGGTTTCCTCGCCCTTCTGGTGCTGGCGGTAATGGCGGGTGACGGTGCCGTGCGCCGCTTCCGCTTCCACCGTCTTGCCGTCCGGGGTCATCAGCACCGAGGTCATCAGGCCGAGCGAGCCAAAGCCCTGAGCCACCGTGTCCGACTGCACGTCGCCGTCATAGTTCTTGCAGGCCCAGACATAGCCGCCCGACCATTTCAGGCTCGACGCCACCATGTCGTCGATCAGGCGGTGCTCGTACCACAGCTTCTTCGCCTTGAACTCCGCCTCGAATTCAGCCTCGTAGACTTCCTGGAAAATGTCCTTGAAGCGTCCGTCATAGGCCTTGAGGATGGTGTTCTTGGTCGACAGATAGACCGGGTAGTTGCGCAGCAGGCCGTAGTTCAGCGAGGCGCGGGCGAATTCGCGGATCGACTCGTCGAGATTGTACATGGCCATGGCGACACCGGCGCCGGGCGCGTCGAACACGTCATGCTCGATCACCTGGCCATCTTCGCCGACGAACTTGATGGTCAGCTTGCCTTTGCCGGGGAAGCGGAAGTCGGTGGCGCGGTACTGGTCGCCGAAGGCGTGGCGGCCGACGATGATCGGCTTGGTCCAGCCGGGCACCAGCCGCGGCACGTTCTTCATGATGATCGGCTCGCGGAAGATGGTGCCGCCGAGGATGTTGCGGATGGTGCCGTTCGGCGACTTCCACATCTTCTTCAGCTTGAACTCCTCGACGCGCTGCTCGTCGGGGGTGATCGTCGCGCATTTCACGCCGACGCCGTATTTCTTGATGGCGTTGGCCGAATCGATCGTCACCTGGTCGTTGGTTGCGTCGCGATGCTCGATGCCGAGGTCGTAATATTCCAGCTTCAGGTCGAGATAAGGGTGGATCAGCTTGTCCTTGATGAACTGCCAGATGATGCGGGTCATCTCGTCGCCGTCGAGTTCGACGACCGGGTTCGCCACCTTGATCTTCGCCATGAAAGAATGCCTCGTTGCTGGGATATGGGACGGCCTTGCCCGCGTGGCGTTCGGCCGGGAGATGCCGCCCGTATATCAAAGCGTTTTTGGCCGCGCAAACGGCGATCGGTCACGAATGCGGGGCTGTCGACGCAATCATTTGCGAATGCTTCATTTTCGCGGCCGAATATGGCAGGGGACGCTGAAATGCCGCAAACAGCAGTTCTTTGACAATCATGCCCGTCACCAAAGATCCCGATAACGCTCCAGCCGCTGGTCCGGCCATCATCCTCGTCGAGCCGCAGCTTGGCGAGAACATCGGCATGGTCGCCCGCGCCATGGCCAATTTCGGTCTGTCGGAGTTGCGCCTCGTCAACCCGCGCGATGGCTGGCCAAGCGAGAAGGCGCGCGCCGCCGCCAGCCGCGCCGACCATGTCATCGACGCCGTCACCGTTTACGAGGACCTGGCCTCGGCGCTTGCCGACCTGAACTTCGTCTTCGCCACAACCGCCAGGCAGCGCGACGGTTTCAAAGCCGTGCGTGGTCCTGTAGAGGCCGGCAGGGTGCTGCGCGCCCGTCACGACATGGGGCAGCGCACCGGCATCCTGTTCGGCCGCGAGCGCTTCGGTCTCTACAATGACGAGGTCGGACTTGCCGACGAGATCGTCACCTTTCCCGTCGATCCCGATTTCTCCTCGCTCAACATCGCCCAAGCGGCGCTGCTGATGTCCTATGAGTGGATGAAGTCCGGCCTCGAGGACGAGACCAAGACCAATTTTTCAGGGCCGGAGATGAAGCCGGCCAGCAAGGAAGAGCTGCACGGCCTGTTCGCTTATCTCGAAGGCGCACTGGAAGCGCGCGGCTATTTCCGGCCGGCGCCGAAGAAGCCGAAAATGGTCGACAATCTGCGTGCCGTGCTGACGCGTGCCGGCTTTGCCGAGCCGGAGCTCAAGGTGCTGCGCGGCATCATCTCGTCCCTCGACAGGTTCTCGCCGGCGATGCCGCGCGGCGATGGTTCGCCGGGCGATGATCCAAGGCGGCTTCCGGCCGCCGCGCGCGCCGGCAACGCAGAATCCGATCGCCCGGCGCACCGGCCTGCCGGTGACGATGAGGACGCACCGCCGCTGGGCGGCAAGGGAACCGACAATGACTGACCAGCCGATCCTGATGTTCGATTCCGGCGTCGGCGGGCTGACCGTGTTGCGCGAGGCGCGCGTGCTGATGCCGGACCGGCGCTTCGTCTATGTCGCGGACGATGCCGCCTTTCCGTTTGGCGCCTGGGAGGAACCTGCGCTGCGGACACACATATTGGAACTGTTCGCCAAGCTGCTTGACAGGTTCACGCCGGCGATTTCCGTCATCGCCTGCAACACCGCCTCGACGCTGGTGATCGATGCGCTGCGCGACAGATTTCCGGGCCATCCCTTCGTTGGCACCGTGCCGGCGGTCAAGCCGGCGGCGGAGCGCACCCGCTCGGGTCTGGTTTCGGTGCTGGCGACGCCGGGCACGGTGAAGCGGCAATACACGCGCGACCTGATCAGCAAATGGGCGCAGAAATGCCATGTCCGCCTGGTTGGCAGCGACAGGCTGGCGGGGCTTGCCGAAGTCTATATGCGCGAGGGCTTTGTCGACGAGGAAGCCGTGCGCGCCGAGATCTCGCCCTGCTTCATGGAGCATGAGGGGCTCAGGACCGACATCGTCGTGCTGGCCTGCACGCACTATCCCTTCCTGGTCAACCGCATGCGCAAGACCGCACCCTGGCCGGTCGACTGGATCGATCCGGCCGAAGCGATCGCCCGGCGGGCGCTCTCACTGCTGCCGCCCGTCGATGGGCCGCTGCCACAAGGCGAGCCCGATATCGCGGTCTTCACGTCAGGCAAGGCGGATTTCGCCGTCAGCCGGCTGATGCAGGGGTTCGGGCTGGTCGTGAGCTAGACGGTGGCGGAAAGACCTGCGGCTTAAACAGGTTCGAAGACGATGCTGCGTTGATCCGCATCGGCCAACACCAGTTTTAGCGTCAGACCGTCGCCCTGTCTCAGCCCTGTGGCCTTCACGGTGGCAACGACAGGCATGTCGGCAAGCTGAACGCGCACGCCATGGTCGACGAAGTCGGTGACAACGGCTTTGAACGTTTCCCCCTCGCGTCCCCTGAGCATGACCGCCTCGGCAAGCTCGATGGCCGCATGGTTGATCTGCGAGGCGCGGGCATCCGCACGTCCCATCACCTTCGGCAATCCAGCGAACGCATCGCTGACGGCCTGCGGCACGGGCTGACCGTTGGCGATTGCCAGCGCGCAGCGCACGACGTAGCGGTCGGCCAGCCGCCTGAGTGGTGCGGTGGCGTGGGCATAGGTGGCGGCCATCGCTTCATGCCAGGGGACAACGCCCTCCACATAGGGCTGGTAGGACGCGCCGTTGCCTGCACGGCGGATTTCCAGCATCAACGCCGCCTGTTTCGGGTCGGCCGGGTCAAGCGTGCGCTGGTAGTCGCGCAGGCCGGTAGAGGCCGGCCAGGACAGACCGAGGGCCTGTGCGGCGTTGCGCAGTCTTTGCACCTTGGAAGCGTCCGGCCCGGACATGACCCTGAACAGCCCGGTCTTGTGCGCCAGCATGGCGTCGGCAATCGCCATATTGGCGGCCAGCGAAAGTGCTGCATTGTCCTGCTCGGATTGCAGGAGCGGTCTGAAGGCAAGCCGGAAGGTGCCGTCGGCGAGCCTTTCCACCTCCTGCTCGGGCGGGTCGACGCGGGAAGCGCCGCGACGCTCTTCGTTTGCCGCAATGCGCCGCGCCAATTCGGCGAAGTCGGACGGAACGTCGGAGGCCCTCACGCTGTCATAGGCGAGCTTCGCGCGGCTTTGAATGATTGCCCGTTCCACACAGTCCAGCTTCACCGCGCCGTCTTCGGCGACCCGAACCGTGAAGATGACAGCTGGACGCGGTCCATCCGGCAACAAGCTCGCCGCAGCCTCGGCAAGCACCGGGGGATAGAGCCCGGCCTTGCCGTCCGGCAGGTAAAGCGTTTGGCCCCGGTTCCAGGCTTCGACATCCACCGCGTCGCCGTCCTCGACGAACCAGGCCACGTCGGCAATGGCATAATGCAGCAGAAGATCACGGCTGCTCGCCTCGATCGAGAACGCCTGGTCAAGATCGGTGGAGGCCGCTGGATCGAGCGTGACGAAGGGCATATCAGTTCGATCGGCATGCTGGTTCGGCACACGTCTGGCCGCCGCTTCCGCGGCTGCCACGACGCCTGCCGGAAATCCATCCGGCACGTGGAATTCGGTGCGGATTTTCGCCAGGCCGGTGGAGAGAGCTTGTGAGGGGTCTGTCAGCGACTTCATTCAGCCGTCCTACACCAGGGCTTTGGAGACGGGAAGGCTGCCGGCGAATCGCCAAAGCCGGCCGCCTGATGGGCTGGCACAGCCGGCCGAGGAACCGGACAGCTGGCGCTGGAACCGCCGCCATAACGCGGCGTTTCTCCTGACAGCAAAGGAGAAACCGCTATGCCAGCCACTTCGAAAGCCCAGCAGAAAGCCGCAGGCGCCGCACTCTCCGCCAAGCGCGGCGAGACGAAGAAGACCGAACTCAAGGGCGCTTCACGCGAAATGTATGATTCGATGAGCGAAAAGCAGCTTGAGGAATTCGCCGAAACGAAGCGCAACGGGCTGCCGGAAAAGAAGTCGAAAGAGTGAGCGCGTCGTTCGCGACACGTCGGACGAACAGACGAAGGCCTGCGGCGGAACCGCAGGCCTTGTCTCTTTAAGCAAGATCTCCAGGCAAATGTCTTGCCTTACCAGCGGTGGCAGCGCCTTACCTTTGTCACGATCACCTTGCGATGGCCGTGCCGCCACACCACCCTCTTCTTGACGATGACGCGGCACACTTGTTTGTGGCCGTGCCAATGTCGCGCCATGGCCGGTTCCGGCGCCACCGCCATCGAACCTGCAAGCACCGCTACTCCTGCCAAGGTAAGGAAGAACTTCTTCATGCTAATTGGACTCCTCAAGCTCCAGATCCCTTCCTGGTGCCGTTGGCGCAAACCTCCCGCCACATCCGGCATCGCATCAACGACCCGAACGCTATAGAGTTGCGTTGCGCCGCGCCACTCACAAGCTTGACACCGGTTAAATCTCGGTTTAACCAGCCGCCAACGCCGGGCAGCGATGTCCGGTGTTTGTTTTGTATGCGCAAGACCGGTTGCCTTGGTTTCTGGTTTTGTTTGAACTGACGTGTCCCGTGGGTTTTCCGCCGCGTTGCGTGGGAAAACCCTGTCAGGTCTCGAAAACGGAGGCCAGAGGAGGGCGCGTTTCCTTCACCCGGACCATGAGGTGCCGGGTGTGTTGTTTTGAAAAGGGAATGCGATGAGCAAGCGCGAATCCGCTAAATACAAGATCGACCGCCGTCTCGGCGAAAATATCTGGGGCCGCCCGAAGTCCCCGGTCAACAAGCGTGAATACGGCCCGGGCCAGCACGGCCAGCGCCGCAAGGGCAAGCTTTCCGATTTCGGCCTGCAGCTGCGCGCCAAGCAGAAGCTGAAGGGTCACTATGGCGACGTTTCGGAAAAGCAGTTCCGCAAGGTCTATGAAGAGGCCGATCGCCGCAAGGGCGACACCTCGGAGAACCTGATCGGCCTGCTCGAGTCGCGTCTCGACGCGGTCGTCTACCGCGCCAAGTTCGTGCCGACCATTTTCGCCGCCCGTCAGTTCGTCAACCACGGCCACGTCAACGTCAACGGCAAGCGCGTCAACATCGGCTCGTACCGCTGCAAGCCGGGCGACGTCGTTGAAGTGCGCGAAAAGTCGAAGCAGCTGGTCATCGTGCTGGAATCGGTCGGCCTCGCCGAGCGCGACGTGCCGGACTATATCGAAGCCGATCACAACAAGATGGTCGCGACCTTCTCGCGCATCCCCGGCCTGGCGGACGTTCCGTTCGCCGTCCAGATGGAACCGAACCTGGTCGTCGAATTCTACTCGCGCTGAGCGAACGCATTTCTGCGATACCGAAAGGCCGCCCTCGAGGCGGCCTTTTTGTTTTGGCACATCCGCTTTGCGGTTTCGATTCTCCGGCCGATGCGCTAATCCGGGCGGACGTCACATCCCGGGGCCGCCGCGCCATGAACATGCAGCCAGACATAGAGACGCTTGAACCGGCCGCCGAAGGCGGCTCCCATCCGCTGTTCGCCGATGTGCCGTCCTCGGTCGAGTTCAACAAATTGCGCAAGCGGCTGCTGCGGCTGACCCGCCAGGCGATCGAGGATTTCTCGATGGTGGAGCCGGGCCAGCGCTGGCTGGTCGCGCTGTCGGGCGGCAAGGATTCCTACGGCTTGCTTGCCACGCTGCTCGACCTCAAATGGCGCGGGCTGCTACCGGTCGAATTGCTAGCCTGCAATCTCGATCAGGGCCAGCCGAATTTCCCCAAGCACATTCTGCCCGATTACCTCGACGCCAACGGCATTGCCCACCGCATCGAGTACCAGGACACCTATTCGGTGGTCACCGACAAGCTGCCTGAGGGCAGCACCTATTGCTCGCTCTGCTCGCGGCTGCGGCGCGGTCATCTCTATCGCATCGCGCGCGAGGAGGGGTGTTCGGCGCTGGTGCTCGGCCATCACCGCGAGGACATTCTCGAAACCTTCTTCATGAACCTGTTCCATGGCGGCCGTCTTGCCGCAATGCCGCCAAAGCTGCTCAACGACGAAGGCGACGTCATGGTGCTGCGGCCGCTGAGCTATTGCGCAGAAATCGACCTCGAGAAATTCGCCGCGGCGATGCGGTTCCCGATCATCCCTTGCGACCTCTGCGGCAGCCAGGAAGGCCTCCAGCGCAACGCCATGAAGGCGATGCTGGAGGACATTGAAAAGCGCATGCCCGGCCGCAAGGACACGATGATCCGCGCGCTGTCCAACACCAGGCCATCGCATCTGCTCGACCGGAAACTGTTCGATTTCGCCGCTCTGAACCAGACCCTCATCACAGGACAAGACGCTTCCGATGACATTTGACGACAATGCGATCGACTGGCTGGCCAGCCTGCTGGCCGAGGCCGCCGACACCGAAATCATGCCCCGTTTTCGCCGGCTGGGCGATGGCGACGTCAGGCAGAAGACCTCCGCCGCCGATCTGGTGACGGAAGCCGATGTCAACGCCGAGCGGCTGATCACCGCCAGGCTGCGCCAGCGCTATCCCGGCGCCATGGTTGTCGGCGAGGAAGCCTGTTCCGACGATCCGGCGCTGCTCGATGGTCTGGGCGATGCCGATCTGGCCTTCGTCATCGACCCTGTCGACGGCACCTTCAACTTCGCCTCCGGCGTGCCGCTGTTCGGCGTCATGCTTGGCGTCGTGGTCAAGGGTGAGACGGTCGCCGGCATCATCCACGATCCGGTCGGCAAGGACTGGCTGATCGGCGCCAAGGGTGCCGGCAGCCATATCCGCCACGCGCATGGCAGCCTGGAGACAGTGCGGGTTGCGGCAAGCGCGCCGATCTCAGGGATGACCGGGGCGGTCTCCTGGCAATATATGGCCGAGCCCGACCGCACGCGGCTGGCCTGCAACCAGACCAAGACGCTGTCGCAGTTCAACTACCGCTGCGCCGCCCACGAATACCGCTTGCTGGCGAGTGGCCACGGCCATTTCGTCGTCTACAACAAGCTGATGCCGTGGGACCATCTCGCCGGGGTGCTGATCCATGCCGAGGCCGGCGGCCATGCCGCGCGCTTCGACGGCACAGCCTACCTGCCGTCGCATGTCGGCGGCGGTCTGCTGGTCGCGCCCGACCGGGAAAGCTGGCAGGAGTTGCGCCGCGAACTGTGGGCTGGGTAGGATCAATTCCTGCGGCCAGCGGTTTGCGCGGCCGAAGAATTGGTGCTTCGCTGGGGGCTCTTGAATGAAATCTCGGTTCGCAATGTTTGCGGCGGCTCTCGTCTTGTCTGCCAACGCCAATGCGGCAATCGCGCAAGAGCGCCCCTGCCACAGTCCCGATCCCGTCGACACCCTCAAGGAGATGTCGGACGCCATCTACGCCTGTTGGAGGCCGCCGGCGGGAACCGCGGGCATGTCGCTGACGCTGCAGTTCTCGCTTCGCCGCAACGGCACGCTGATCGGCAAGCCCCGCGCCACCTATTCGGATCTCGGGACCGATCCGCAACTCAGCCGGGCCTTCGTCGCATCAATCCTCAAGGCACTCGACGAGGCTCTGCCCTTGCCCTTTTCGGACAGTATGGGCGGAGCAATCGCAGGGCGTTTGCTTGCGCCTCGCTTCACGGCGGCGATTCAAGGTGCATCCTGAGGTGCCTCACCTAGAGCAATTCCAGGAAAAGTGTGGGCGCTTTCCCTTGGGAATTGCGTTAAAACAAGGAGTTAGAGCGGTTCGCCGTTTCCGCGAAACGGTGAACCGTTCTAATGCAGGTCGGTGATATGCCCTGAAACGGGCGGGTTGTGCGGCTGGAACATCTTGCCGCGCTCGGCGATGAGGATCATCAGCAGCGCCGCGACCGAGACGCTGCAGAAGCCAGCGGCAAGCGGCGTCACCGTGCCGTTGAAGGCCTGGCCGATAAGCGTGCCGAGAATGCCGCCGAGAAACGTCTGCATGAAACCCAGGATGGACGACGCCGTGCCGGCCAGTTGGCCGAGCGGCTCCATGGCCAATGCGTTGAAATTGGCGCCAAGCGCGCCGAAGGGAAGCATGGCGCTGGCGAAGAAGGTGACGAACAGCCAGAGCGGCATCTTGATTTCCAGCGAAACGACCAGCCAGGCCAGGCTGATGACCAGAAACAGCAGCAGCGCGCTCTGCGACAGCCGGCGCATGCCGATGCGGCCGACGAGGCGAGAATTCAGAAAATTGGAGAAGGCGAGAACGCCTGCGACCCCGGCGAAGATCACCGGGAACATCTCGCCGACGTTGAAGATGTCGACATAGATCTGCTGCGCCGAGGCGATGAAGCCGAACATGGCGGCAAAGACGAAGGTGCTGGCAAAGGCGTAGCAGAGCGCGATGCGGTTGGTGAGCACGATGCGGAATCCACCGACGACGGAGGAGACCGTCAGGGACCGGCGATATTCGGGGCGCAGCGTCTCAGGCAGGCGCAGCAGCGACCACGCCGATACGATCAGGGCGCCGACGGCCATGGTGACGAAGATGTAGTGCCAGGTCGCGAACAGCATGATGAACTGGCCGATGCCGGGCGCGATGACCGGTATCGCCATAAACACCATGAAGATCAGCGACATGACCTCGGCCATGCGCCGGCCTTCGAACGTATCGCGTACGATCGAGACCGCGATGACGCGTGTGGCGGCCGCCCCAATGCCTTGCACGGCGCGGCATA contains these protein-coding regions:
- a CDS encoding glutamate racemase, whose product is MTDQPILMFDSGVGGLTVLREARVLMPDRRFVYVADDAAFPFGAWEEPALRTHILELFAKLLDRFTPAISVIACNTASTLVIDALRDRFPGHPFVGTVPAVKPAAERTRSGLVSVLATPGTVKRQYTRDLISKWAQKCHVRLVGSDRLAGLAEVYMREGFVDEEAVRAEISPCFMEHEGLRTDIVVLACTHYPFLVNRMRKTAPWPVDWIDPAEAIARRALSLLPPVDGPLPQGEPDIAVFTSGKADFAVSRLMQGFGLVVS
- a CDS encoding phenazine biosynthesis protein PhzF family protein, whose translation is MPTLIMYQADAFADRVFQGNPAAVLILEDWLPEEVMQAVANENNLVETAFARPNGAGWDLRWFTPVHEAEFCGHATLATAHVLAEAYNVSGDMAFATRVGEIRVSQHDGAYRLDLPCFPPQPLDLELTRTLQDSVSARPVACFRNFENLFVELADEAAVRSFVPDLFKIAAFDPLGVVVTARGGGHDFVSRYFAPAAGIPEDPVTGSIHATLVPYWAEKLGKTHLSASQCSQRGGHLLCELADDRVLISGRAKTFMKAEIYLPD
- a CDS encoding NADH-ubiquinone oxidoreductase codes for the protein MKILVLGGYGLIGDAVIGRLLRDGHQVTGLGRDVRDAGRRRPSVRWIAADMSKLLAAEDWLPVVAGMDAVVNAAGALQDGPRDRLDAVHRGSVVALVTACERAGVRCFAQISAIGADLSSANPFFRTKAQGDKAVASSSLEWTILRPGLVISPAAYGGTALLRALAAFPGFVPAVMPRHLIQTVSVTDVAEAVSLAVAGSLPPRLAVDLVEGNARPLADVLLTLRAWLGLPPAKVVPMPAILGRLAGGIADMLGILGWRSPLRSAALAAVARGVTGDATAWNQVSDRPLQPLEATLADMPTNVQERWFARLWLAKPVIFAGLSLFWLVSGIIGLIRQEAAADILVSHGVSASLAHLSVLGGGVADILVGAAVVVRSLARRALLAMMAITLSYLAAATLLVPGLWLDPLGPLVKTIPALCLVLVALAVLDER
- a CDS encoding isocitrate dehydrogenase, which gives rise to MAKIKVANPVVELDGDEMTRIIWQFIKDKLIHPYLDLKLEYYDLGIEHRDATNDQVTIDSANAIKKYGVGVKCATITPDEQRVEEFKLKKMWKSPNGTIRNILGGTIFREPIIMKNVPRLVPGWTKPIIVGRHAFGDQYRATDFRFPGKGKLTIKFVGEDGQVIEHDVFDAPGAGVAMAMYNLDESIREFARASLNYGLLRNYPVYLSTKNTILKAYDGRFKDIFQEVYEAEFEAEFKAKKLWYEHRLIDDMVASSLKWSGGYVWACKNYDGDVQSDTVAQGFGSLGLMTSVLMTPDGKTVEAEAAHGTVTRHYRQHQKGEETSTNSIASIFAWTRGLAHRAKLDDNAELKRFAETLEKVCIQTVESGFMTKDLSLLIGPDQPWLSTTGFLDKIDENLQKAMA
- a CDS encoding RNA methyltransferase, which translates into the protein MTIMPVTKDPDNAPAAGPAIILVEPQLGENIGMVARAMANFGLSELRLVNPRDGWPSEKARAAASRADHVIDAVTVYEDLASALADLNFVFATTARQRDGFKAVRGPVEAGRVLRARHDMGQRTGILFGRERFGLYNDEVGLADEIVTFPVDPDFSSLNIAQAALLMSYEWMKSGLEDETKTNFSGPEMKPASKEELHGLFAYLEGALEARGYFRPAPKKPKMVDNLRAVLTRAGFAEPELKVLRGIISSLDRFSPAMPRGDGSPGDDPRRLPAAARAGNAESDRPAHRPAGDDEDAPPLGGKGTDND
- a CDS encoding glutathione S-transferase, whose product is MTKPILYGADYSAYVRIARMALEEKSIDYELVPLDIFAAEGIPAWYLEHHPFGRIPAFEHDGFRLFETNAIARYVDEAFDGPALQPADARGRARMGQMTGMLDAYGYRAMVWDVAVERLEKAQPDEVLIAGGLRQAETVLRVLTSLKAPGPWLLGDQLTLADLHAAPIVGYFVKVAEGQKLLAQFADIQGWYTRIAARASFARTEKAE
- a CDS encoding ribonuclease, with amino-acid sequence MKSLTDPSQALSTGLAKIRTEFHVPDGFPAGVVAAAEAAARRVPNQHADRTDMPFVTLDPAASTDLDQAFSIEASSRDLLLHYAIADVAWFVEDGDAVDVEAWNRGQTLYLPDGKAGLYPPVLAEAAASLLPDGPRPAVIFTVRVAEDGAVKLDCVERAIIQSRAKLAYDSVRASDVPSDFAELARRIAANEERRGASRVDPPEQEVERLADGTFRLAFRPLLQSEQDNAALSLAANMAIADAMLAHKTGLFRVMSGPDASKVQRLRNAAQALGLSWPASTGLRDYQRTLDPADPKQAALMLEIRRAGNGASYQPYVEGVVPWHEAMAATYAHATAPLRRLADRYVVRCALAIANGQPVPQAVSDAFAGLPKVMGRADARASQINHAAIELAEAVMLRGREGETFKAVVTDFVDHGVRVQLADMPVVATVKATGLRQGDGLTLKLVLADADQRSIVFEPV